Proteins encoded by one window of Mauremys mutica isolate MM-2020 ecotype Southern chromosome 25, ASM2049712v1, whole genome shotgun sequence:
- the CCDC103 gene encoding coiled-coil domain-containing protein 103 isoform X2 — METDIVLASHLKPLEKKDKMGKKKNLLWNSYATQANGKPDREMELAQGWDGLPETSADFYRYWRRCLKSGQEKYQFLFQLGGKGLGRIFQADVGFGLLGEFLVVLAEHACREDTGAVLQILQSLSGTKRFGLNVALLSQVEKDSCRDLFGKLQSMGRNCGADGLPEGTAEAGTAALQEEENEAERETHLRGAGQRKEADDRLIKELVKCYLVS; from the exons GGATATTGTGCTGGCATCACACCTGAAACCTCTAGAGAAAAAGGACAAaatgggaaaaaagaaaaaccttctGTGGAATTCCTATGCTACCCAAGCTAACGGCAAGCCGGACAGAGAGATGGAGCTAGCCCAG GGATGGGATGGACTCCCTGAAACGTCTGCAGACTTTTACAGATATTGGCGCAGATGCTTGAAAAGTGGACAGGAAAAATACCAGTTCCTGTTTCAGCTCGGCGGCAAGGGCCTGGGCAGAATCTTTCAAGCTGATGTTGGCTTTGGTCTCCTGGGTGAATTTCTTGTGGTGCTGGCCGAGCATGCCTGTAGGGAAGACACAGGAGCTGTCCTTCAGATATTACAGAGCCTTTCTGGGACCAAGCGCTTTGGACTAAACGTGGCTCTCCTGAGCCAGGTGGAGAAGGATAGCTGCAGGGACTTGTTTGGGAAACTGCAGAGCATGGGCAGGAATTGTGGTGCTGATGGCCTTCCTGAGGGCACAGCTGAAGCAGGTACAGCTGCTTTGCAGGAAGAAGAGAACGAGGCTGAGAGAGAAACCCATCTGAGGGGGGCTGGCCAGCGAAAGGAGGCAGACGACAGACTAATTAAAGAGCTGGTGAAATGTTACCTTGTTAGCTGA